ACGAGGGGCGCGAAGAACGGCTTGCCCTCGTGCTCGGCGTAGTGCGCCGCGAGGAGCTCGGGGGTCGCGTCGAGGAGCGCGACGGCGGCCAGGGTGTATCCCTTGGCCTCGATACGGCGCAGGATCTCGCCCGACAGGCCGCGACGGACGCCGTCGGGCTTGACCAGGACGAGGGTGCGCTCGATGGTCTCGGAGAGCGCGTCGGCAACGACGGGGGCTGCAACATCAGTCATGCGCACGACCCTACCGGCCGCGCTCACATGTTCGGTGCGGTCTCCGGGTGCTCGGCGTCGTAGGCCGCCCGCTCGCGGTCGATCCGTCCGCCGAGTCGCAGCGACACGATCCACAGCACCACGAAGAT
This region of Oerskovia jenensis genomic DNA includes:
- the ndk gene encoding nucleoside-diphosphate kinase — its product is MTDVAAPVVADALSETIERTLVLVKPDGVRRGLSGEILRRIEAKGYTLAAVALLDATPELLAAHYAEHEGKPFFAPLVDFMLSGPILAVVAEGQGVVPGFRSLAGTTDPTAAAPGTIRGDLGRDWGLKVQQNLVHGSDSPESAAREIALWFPGL